The following proteins are co-located in the Synchiropus splendidus isolate RoL2022-P1 chromosome 14, RoL_Sspl_1.0, whole genome shotgun sequence genome:
- the bida gene encoding BH3 interacting domain death agonist — protein sequence MDRPLYVVDGQNLPLVLLEFLQGGCKSADYNVALATLKRNLSINCNQMLNDDGDIECDGHMSHDSIALDLADIRPDVNLNVNHAQAAVVQQVAADLRQIAARFEHDIIAQATQNLQRNMKSSPYERWAEHLSREVESAIGRGVCLQDLPQERVIMAVSLTLVKGVCERAPHMLQSLFHVALQFISYSGRR from the exons ATGGATCGTCCGTTGTATGTGGTGGATGGGCAGAACCTTCCCCTGGTTCTGCTCGAATTCCTCCAAGGAGGATGCAAAAGCGCTGACTACAATGTGGCTCTTGCAACGCTAAAAAGAAATCTGAGCATAAATTGTAATCAAATGCTGAACGACGATGGGGACATCGAATGTGACGGACACATGTCCCACGACTCCATTGCTCTGGATTTGGCTGATATTCGGCCAGATGTGAACCTGAATG TAAATCATGCACAGGCAGCCgttgtccagcaggtggcggcCGATCTGAGACAAATCGCTGCCCGGTTTGAACATGATATCATTGCTCAGGCAACACAAAATCTACAGAGGAATATGAAGTCTTCGCCTTATGAG CGATGGGCCGAGCACCTGAGCCGGGAGGTGGAGAGTGCAATTGGACGGGGAGTGTGTCTCCAAGATCTCCCCCAGGAGCGGGTCATCATGGCTGTCAGTCTGACCCTGGTGAAAGGCGTGTGTGAGCGGGCGCCACACATGCTTCAGAGCCTTTTTCATGTGGCACTGCAGTTCATCAGCTACTCAGGGAGGAGGTGA
- the bcl2l13 gene encoding bcl-2-like protein 13: MATSGPTSSASITTTTTTTVPEGFHYETKFIVLSCLGMLPVNKAQALSESQVERRTLIRKEVAEELSKLDDEIAASLSGFDRNASPVFSPATPETSIEDVLADMGDKVAQDLDPHLPAAVRALLPGESSLLEYEAFRKAALDLLTHTRDSWSKVLVPLVLLQALQHEGQCVQTLLHAGVHFLEEEAEDIIQRGGWGEIFGQESEVEPSDVIAEDSNDIYILSADPHLERLSPESASLLCQGDGNSLQSSWQTESLPVSWAQISSMDADDSKSMDSTEGAALAEERSENNSSNSDIVHVEREELLDEGGEAVEESMMSVLGSESEMAELREQFKSQTPPIPGASDAEPTSLVSIDEPVVIETPVSLTSEPSIITLSGEPSLISLEPELPPAAPEAAEPEPEPEPEPAVPSPDPAVEPEGEISAVTAEVPPQSEPPVTSSTAPAEPETISEPEPTPDPEPPTVPPESEPDAQLEPRLAPIAAETPMQPPVMEPAAQAESQCELPALIYGGAALVALAGVVVYGVISYRRK, encoded by the exons ATGGCTACCTCAGGCCCTACCTCCAGTGcctccatcaccaccaccaccaccaccacagtgCCTGAGGGTTTCCATTATGAAACCAAGTTTATAGTGCTCAGCTGCCTGGGAATGCTGCCTGTTAACAAAGCACAAGCACTGTCTGAATCTCAAG TTGAGCGGAGGACACTGATAAGAAAGGAGGTGGCAGAGGAACTGAGTAAACTGGATGATGAAATAGCTGCCT CCTTGTCCGGTTTCGATCGCAACGCATCACCAGTGTTCAGCCCAGCAACTCCAGAGACGTCGATCGAAGACGTCCTCGCCGACATGGGGGACAAAGTGGCCCAGGATCTGGACCCACATCTGCCTGCAGCTGTTCGCGCTCTCCTCCCTGG TGAGTCAAGCCTGCTAGAGTATGAGGCATTCAGGAAAGCTGCACTGGATCTGTTGACACACACTCGAGATAGCTGGAGCAAG GTGCTGGTCCCTCTCGTGCTCCTTCAGGCTTTGCAACATGAAGGTCAATGTGTTCAAACTCTGCTGCATGCTGGTGTTCATTTCCTTGAGGAAGAGGCTGAAGACATCATCCAGCGTGGGGGATGG GGTGAAATATTTGGCCAGGAGTCTGAGGTCGAGCCCAGCGACGTGATCGCCGAAGACAGCAACGACATCTACATCCTGTCTGCTGATCCACATCTGGAGCGGCTGAGCCCAGAATCGGCGTCTCTGCTCTGCCAAGGAGACGGCAACAGTCTGCAGAGCTCCTGGCAGACGGAGAGTTTACCCGTGTCGTGGGCGCAGATCAGCAGCATGGACGCCGACGACTCAAAGAGCATGGACAGTACAGAGGGAGCAGCTCTGGCCGAGGAGCGCAGCGAGAACAACTCCTCCAACTCGGACATCGTCCACGTGGAGCgagaggagctgctggacgAGGGAGGGGAAGCGGTAGAGGAGAGCATGATGAGCGTTTTGGGGTCAGAGAGTGAGATGGCTGAGCTCAGGGAGCAGTTTAAGTCCCAGACCCCACCCATTCCAGGGGCGTCTGATGCAGAACCCACATCTTTAGTTTCAATTGATGAACCGGTTGTCATAGAAACACCTGTGAGTTTAACTTCAGAACCTTCGATCATCACCCTGTCAGGAGAGCCTTCACTCATCTCTCTAGAACCAGAACTGCCTCCCGctgctcctgaagctgctgagcCAGAGCCGGAGCCGGAACCAGAACCTGCAGTACCATCTCCGGATCCTGCTGTAGAACCAGAGGGTGAGATATCTGCTGTGACTGCTGAAGTGCCCCCACAGTCAGAGCCACCCGTTACTAGCTCCACAGCGCCAGCGGAACCTGAAACCATTTCAGAACCAGAACCTACACCAGATCCAGAACCCCCCACTGTGCCTCCAGAGTCAGAACCAGATGCTCAATTAGAACCACGATTGGCCCCCATCGCTGCAGAGACCCCCATGCAGCCCCCGGTCATGGAGCCGGCAGCCCAGGCGGAGTCGCAGTGTGAGCTCCCAGCACTGATCTACGGGGGAGCGGCTTTGGTGGCACTGGCTGGTGTCGTGGTCTATGGAGTCATCAGTTACCGGAGAAAGTAG